A window of Leclercia adecarboxylata contains these coding sequences:
- the baeR gene encoding two-component system response regulator BaeR: MTELPIDENTPRILIVEDEPKLGQLLIDYLRAASYAPSLINHGDRVLSYVRQTPPDLILLDLMLPGTDGLTLCREIRRFSEVPIVMVTAKIEEIDRLLGLEIGADDYICKPYSPREVVARVKTILRRCKPHRELQVMDAESPLIIDEARFQASWRSKLLDLTPAEFRLLKTLSGEPGKVFSREQLLNHLYDDYRVVTDRTIDSHIKNLRRKLEALDADQSFIRAVYGVGYRWEADACRIGG; encoded by the coding sequence ATGACTGAGTTACCCATTGACGAAAATACACCCCGCATCCTGATTGTGGAGGACGAGCCTAAGCTTGGGCAGTTATTAATCGACTATCTGCGGGCGGCGAGCTATGCCCCGTCGCTTATCAACCACGGCGATCGGGTGCTCTCTTACGTGCGCCAGACCCCGCCGGATCTGATCCTGCTCGACCTGATGCTGCCTGGCACCGACGGCCTGACCCTGTGCCGCGAAATCCGCCGCTTCTCTGAAGTGCCGATTGTTATGGTGACCGCCAAAATCGAAGAGATCGACCGCCTGCTGGGGCTGGAGATCGGTGCCGATGATTACATCTGCAAACCCTACAGCCCACGCGAAGTCGTGGCCCGGGTGAAAACCATTCTGCGCCGCTGCAAGCCGCACCGTGAGCTGCAGGTGATGGATGCTGAAAGCCCGCTGATTATCGACGAAGCCCGTTTCCAGGCGAGCTGGCGCAGCAAGCTGCTGGACCTGACGCCTGCGGAGTTCCGCCTGCTGAAAACCCTCTCTGGCGAGCCGGGAAAAGTGTTCTCCCGCGAGCAACTGCTGAACCACCTGTATGATGATTACCGGGTGGTGACGGATCGCACTATCGACAGCCACATCAAAAATCTGCGCCGTAAGCTGGAAGCCCTGGATGCCGATCAGTCGTTTATTCGTGCGGTTTATGGAGTGGGATATCGCTGGGAAGCGGATGCGTGCCGGATCGGCGGATGA
- a CDS encoding MFS transporter: MTDLPTQVRWQLWIVAFGFFMQSLDTTIVNTALPSMAKSLGESPLHMHMVIVAYVLTVAVMLPASGWLADKVGVRNIFFTAIVLFTAGSLFCARAETLNELVMARVLQGVGGAMMVPVGRLTVMKIVPREQYMAAMTFVTLPGQVGPLLGPALGGVLVEYASWHWIFLINLPVGIIGAIATLCLMPNYKMQTRRFDLAGFFLLAAGMATLTLALDGQKGLGISPLALAGLVAIGVVSILWYLWHARGNDRALFSLTLFQNTTYRLGLLGSLAGRIGSGMLPFMTPVFLQIGLGFSPFHAGLMMIPMVLGSMGMKRIVVQVVNHFGYRRVLVAATLGLALVSLLFMGVALLGWYYVLPLVLFCQGMINSIRFSSMNTLTLKDLPDEQASSGNSLLSMIMQLSMSVGVTIAGLLLGMYGQHQLTADSTVVHQVFLNTYLSMALIIALPVFIFARVPDDTSKNVVIRRRKRSKP, translated from the coding sequence ATGACCGATCTTCCCACTCAGGTTCGCTGGCAGTTGTGGATTGTCGCCTTCGGCTTCTTCATGCAGTCGCTGGATACGACCATCGTCAATACCGCCCTCCCCTCAATGGCGAAAAGCCTCGGGGAGAGCCCGCTGCATATGCATATGGTGATCGTCGCCTACGTGCTGACGGTGGCGGTGATGCTGCCCGCCAGCGGCTGGCTGGCGGACAAAGTGGGGGTGCGCAATATCTTCTTTACCGCCATCGTGCTCTTTACCGCTGGCTCCCTGTTCTGCGCCCGGGCAGAGACGCTGAACGAACTGGTGATGGCCCGGGTGCTGCAGGGCGTCGGCGGGGCGATGATGGTGCCGGTGGGCAGGTTAACGGTGATGAAGATTGTGCCGCGCGAGCAGTATATGGCGGCAATGACCTTCGTCACCCTGCCCGGCCAGGTGGGGCCGCTGCTGGGCCCGGCCCTCGGTGGCGTGCTGGTGGAGTACGCCTCCTGGCACTGGATCTTCCTGATTAACCTGCCGGTGGGCATCATCGGGGCGATCGCCACCCTGTGTCTGATGCCGAACTACAAAATGCAGACCCGGCGCTTTGACCTGGCGGGCTTTTTCCTGCTCGCGGCGGGAATGGCGACCCTGACCCTGGCGCTGGACGGACAAAAAGGGCTCGGGATCTCTCCGCTGGCGCTGGCCGGACTGGTGGCTATCGGGGTGGTATCGATTCTCTGGTATCTGTGGCATGCCAGGGGTAACGACCGGGCGTTGTTCAGCCTCACGCTGTTCCAGAACACCACCTATCGCCTGGGGCTGCTCGGTAGCCTGGCCGGGCGTATCGGCAGCGGCATGCTGCCGTTTATGACCCCGGTCTTTTTGCAGATTGGCCTCGGCTTTTCGCCGTTCCATGCCGGGCTGATGATGATCCCCATGGTGCTCGGCAGCATGGGGATGAAGCGCATTGTGGTGCAGGTGGTGAACCACTTTGGCTATCGCCGGGTGCTGGTTGCCGCCACGCTGGGGCTGGCGCTGGTGAGTCTGCTGTTTATGGGCGTCGCGCTGCTGGGCTGGTACTACGTCCTGCCGCTGGTGCTGTTCTGCCAGGGGATGATCAACTCCATCCGCTTCTCCTCCATGAACACCCTGACGCTCAAAGATCTCCCCGATGAACAGGCGAGCAGCGGCAACAGCCTGCTGTCGATGATCATGCAACTGTCGATGAGCGTCGGCGTGACCATCGCCGGGCTGCTGCTGGGCATGTACGGGCAGCACCAGCTCACCGCCGACAGCACCGTCGTCCATCAGGTGTTTCTCAACACCTACCTGAGCATGGCACTGATCATCGCCCTGCCGGTCTTTATTTTCGCCCGGGTTCCGGATGATACCAGCAAGAATGTCGTCATCAGGCGGCGCAAAAGGAGTAAACCATGA
- a CDS encoding ABC transporter ATP-binding protein, translating to MTSSILAATDMPLLDVRDLHVDFINGRAVTNAVRGVSFQLGREKLAIVGESGSGKSTVGRALLRLHPAKAQITATRMQFGDVDLRTVSEAQMRGIRGKRISMIMQDPKYSLNPVVCVGDQIAEAWLTHHPGRKAEAKAKVLEMLDVVRIRQPERVYHLYPHEISGGQGQRIMIAMMLITDPELVIADEPTSALDVSVRLQVLGLLDDLVQSRGLGLIFISHDINLVRSFCDRVLVMYAGRVVESIAACDLHNAKHPYTQGLINALPEMNRRRPVLPVLQRQASWLTE from the coding sequence GTGACATCCTCGATCCTCGCAGCAACTGATATGCCGCTGCTCGACGTGCGCGACCTGCACGTCGACTTTATCAACGGACGCGCGGTGACCAACGCGGTGCGCGGCGTCTCCTTCCAGCTGGGCCGGGAAAAGCTGGCGATAGTCGGCGAGTCCGGCTCTGGCAAATCCACCGTCGGGCGGGCGCTGCTGCGCCTGCACCCGGCAAAGGCGCAGATCACCGCCACGCGGATGCAGTTTGGCGACGTCGATTTACGTACCGTCAGCGAGGCGCAGATGCGCGGCATTCGCGGTAAGCGCATCTCGATGATCATGCAGGACCCGAAATACTCTCTCAATCCGGTGGTCTGCGTCGGGGATCAGATTGCCGAAGCCTGGCTGACCCACCATCCGGGGCGCAAGGCAGAGGCCAAAGCCAAAGTGCTGGAGATGCTGGACGTGGTGCGTATTCGCCAGCCAGAGCGCGTTTATCATCTTTATCCTCACGAAATCTCCGGCGGGCAGGGGCAGCGCATCATGATCGCCATGATGCTGATCACCGACCCGGAGCTGGTGATCGCCGACGAGCCGACTTCGGCGCTGGATGTCTCGGTGCGGCTGCAGGTGCTGGGGCTGCTGGACGATTTAGTCCAGTCCCGCGGGCTGGGGCTGATCTTTATCAGCCACGACATCAACCTGGTGCGCAGCTTCTGCGACCGGGTGCTGGTGATGTACGCCGGACGGGTGGTGGAGTCGATTGCCGCCTGCGATCTGCACAACGCGAAGCACCCCTATACGCAGGGGCTGATTAACGCCCTGCCCGAGATGAATCGCCGCCGTCCGGTGCTGCCGGTATTGCAGCGCCAGGCCAGCTGGCTGACCGAATAA
- the yegS gene encoding lipid kinase YegS: MATYPASLLILNGKSAGNDLLREAVMLLRDEGVQIHVRVTWEKGDAARYIDEAQTLGVETVIAGGGDGTINEVATALINLQGDHRPALGILPLGTANDFATSAGIPEALDKALQLAIAGKATAVDIARVNDKTCFINMATGGFGTRITSETPEKLKAALGGVSYLIHGLARLDTLKPDLCEIRGENFHWQGNALVIGIGNGRQAGGGQQLCPDALINDGLLGVRIITGDELLPALLTTLTKAEDSPHLVDGQSAWFEIQAPHGMTFNLDGEPLSGEHFRIALLPGAIHCRLPPDCPLLR, from the coding sequence ATGGCGACCTATCCGGCAAGTTTATTAATTCTCAATGGTAAAAGCGCAGGCAACGATCTGTTACGCGAGGCGGTCATGCTGCTGCGCGACGAAGGCGTCCAGATCCATGTTCGCGTCACCTGGGAAAAAGGCGACGCGGCGCGTTATATCGACGAAGCCCAAACCCTCGGCGTCGAGACGGTGATTGCAGGCGGCGGCGATGGCACCATCAACGAGGTGGCAACCGCATTGATTAACCTTCAGGGTGACCACCGTCCTGCGCTGGGCATTCTGCCGCTCGGCACCGCCAACGATTTTGCCACCAGCGCGGGGATCCCCGAGGCGCTGGATAAGGCCCTGCAGCTGGCGATTGCCGGTAAAGCCACGGCGGTGGATATTGCCCGGGTCAATGACAAAACCTGCTTTATCAATATGGCGACGGGCGGATTTGGCACCCGCATTACCAGCGAAACCCCGGAAAAACTGAAAGCGGCGCTGGGCGGGGTCTCGTATTTGATCCATGGGCTTGCTCGACTGGATACCCTTAAACCGGATCTGTGTGAAATCCGCGGCGAGAACTTCCACTGGCAGGGTAATGCGCTGGTGATTGGTATTGGCAACGGTCGTCAGGCGGGCGGCGGGCAGCAACTCTGCCCGGATGCGCTGATCAACGACGGGCTGCTTGGGGTGCGTATCATTACCGGCGATGAACTGCTTCCGGCCCTGCTCACCACGCTGACCAAAGCGGAGGACAGCCCGCATCTTGTTGATGGTCAGTCAGCGTGGTTTGAAATCCAGGCGCCGCACGGGATGACCTTTAATCTGGATGGCGAACCGCTGAGCGGCGAGCATTTCCGCATTGCGCTCCTGCCTGGAGCAATCCACTGCCGGCTGCCGCCGGATTGTCCGCTGCTGCGCTGA
- a CDS encoding biofilm development regulator YmgB/AriR family protein codes for MSQAMLQTTDFYEELPNAALSNYFRSAGGLLAEEWALLQTVTGAILDAKEPLTNKAIILRLIHEIESTRDVVRADIIRKTLEIIVDHTQDDI; via the coding sequence ATGAGCCAGGCTATGCTCCAGACAACAGACTTTTACGAAGAACTGCCCAACGCTGCATTGTCCAACTACTTCCGCAGTGCTGGCGGTTTGCTGGCCGAAGAGTGGGCGCTGCTTCAAACCGTGACGGGCGCCATTCTGGATGCGAAGGAACCGCTGACTAACAAAGCGATTATTTTACGTTTGATCCACGAAATCGAGTCTACGCGTGACGTCGTCCGCGCCGATATCATTCGTAAGACCCTGGAAATTATTGTCGATCACACTCAGGACGACATCTGA
- the yegQ gene encoding tRNA 5-hydroxyuridine modification protein YegQ: MFKPELLSPAGTLKNMRYAFAYGADAVYAGQPRYSLRVRNNEFNHENLQLGINEAHAQGKKFYVVVNIAPHNAKLKTFIRDLKPVVEMGPDALIMSDPGLIMLVRENFPEMDIHLSVQANAVNWATVKFWKQMGLTRVILSRELSLDEIEEIRTQVPDMELEIFVHGALCMAYSGRCLLSGYINKRDPNQGTCTNACRWEYKVQEGKQDEVGNIVHKHEPIPVQNIEPTLGIGAPTDSVFMIEEAQRPGEYMTAFEDEHGTYIMNSKDLRAIAHVERLTQMGVHSLKIEGRTKSYYYCARTAQVYRQAIDDAAAGKPFDSTLLQTLEGLAHRGYTEGFLRRHTHDDYQNYEYGHSVSDRQQFVGEFTGERKGNLAAVAVKNKFLVGNSLELMTPQGNINFTLEHMVNGKGEPVSVAPGDGHTVWLPVPEEIALEYALLMRNFDGENTQAPHAK; this comes from the coding sequence ATGTTTAAACCGGAACTTCTCTCCCCGGCGGGAACGCTGAAAAATATGCGTTACGCTTTCGCCTACGGCGCCGATGCCGTTTATGCGGGCCAGCCGCGCTACTCACTGCGCGTGCGTAATAACGAATTCAACCATGAGAATCTGCAGCTCGGCATCAACGAAGCCCATGCGCAGGGTAAAAAATTCTACGTGGTGGTGAACATCGCCCCGCATAACGCCAAGCTGAAAACCTTTATCCGCGATCTGAAACCGGTGGTGGAGATGGGCCCGGATGCGCTGATTATGTCTGACCCCGGTTTGATCATGCTGGTGCGGGAGAACTTCCCGGAGATGGACATTCACCTTTCGGTGCAGGCCAATGCCGTGAACTGGGCAACGGTGAAATTCTGGAAGCAGATGGGACTGACCCGCGTGATTTTATCCCGGGAACTGTCGCTGGATGAGATTGAAGAGATCCGCACCCAGGTGCCGGACATGGAACTGGAAATTTTCGTCCATGGCGCGCTGTGCATGGCCTACTCCGGCCGCTGCCTGCTCTCCGGCTACATCAACAAGCGTGACCCGAACCAGGGCACCTGCACCAACGCCTGCCGCTGGGAATATAAGGTTCAGGAAGGCAAACAGGATGAGGTAGGCAATATCGTACACAAGCACGAGCCTATCCCGGTGCAGAACATTGAGCCAACGCTGGGCATCGGAGCACCTACCGACAGCGTGTTTATGATTGAAGAGGCCCAGCGCCCGGGTGAATACATGACCGCGTTCGAAGATGAGCACGGCACCTACATCATGAACTCCAAAGATCTGCGCGCCATCGCTCATGTTGAGCGCCTGACCCAAATGGGCGTGCACTCCCTGAAGATCGAAGGCCGCACCAAGTCCTACTACTATTGCGCGCGTACCGCCCAGGTCTATCGCCAGGCGATTGACGATGCGGCGGCAGGCAAACCCTTCGACAGCACCCTGCTGCAAACCCTGGAAGGTCTTGCCCATCGCGGCTACACCGAAGGCTTCCTGCGTCGTCACACCCATGACGATTACCAGAACTACGAATATGGCCACTCCGTTTCCGATCGTCAGCAGTTTGTTGGCGAGTTCACCGGTGAGCGTAAAGGCAATCTCGCGGCAGTGGCGGTAAAAAACAAGTTCCTCGTGGGCAACAGCCTGGAGTTGATGACTCCGCAGGGCAACATTAACTTCACCCTGGAGCATATGGTGAACGGCAAAGGCGAACCAGTTTCCGTCGCGCCGGGAGACGGTCATACCGTCTGGCTGCCGGTGCCGGAAGAGATCGCCCTGGAATATGCGTTGTTGATGCGTAATTTTGACGGTGAAAACACTCAGGCGCCGCACGCTAAGTGA
- the baeS gene encoding two-component system sensor histidine kinase BaeS has product MKFWRPGITGKLFLAIFATCIVLLITMHWAVRVSFERGFIDYIKHGNEQRLQGLSDALAEQYALHGNWRFLRNNDRFVFQILRSLEHDTDDDRPGPGMPPHGWRTQFWVIDQDLRVLVGPRAPVPPDGTKRAITVNGNAVGWVIASPVERLTRNTDINFDRQQRQTSWLIVALSTLLAALATFPLARGLLAPVKRLVDGTHRLAAGDFSTRVDTRSQDELGKLAQDFNQLASTLEKNQQMRRDFMADISHELRTPLAVLRGELEAIQDGVRKFTPESVTSLQAEVGTLTKLVDDLHQLSMSDEGALAYQKAPVDVINILEVVSGAFRERFASRDLRIELSLPENAVVFGDRDRLMQLFNNLLENSLRYTDAGGALRISGKCEAQRFALTFADTAPGVSDEQLSKLFERFYRTEGSRNRASGGSGLGLAICVNIVEAHGGTLRAAHSPFGGVSITVELPLERDLSREA; this is encoded by the coding sequence ATGAAGTTCTGGCGACCGGGCATTACCGGCAAGCTGTTTCTGGCCATTTTCGCCACCTGTATTGTCCTGCTGATCACCATGCACTGGGCGGTGCGGGTCAGCTTTGAACGCGGTTTTATCGACTACATCAAACACGGCAACGAGCAGCGGCTGCAGGGCTTAAGCGATGCCCTGGCCGAGCAGTACGCCCTGCACGGCAACTGGCGCTTTTTACGTAATAACGACCGCTTTGTCTTTCAGATCCTGCGCTCGCTGGAGCACGATACCGACGACGATCGCCCCGGCCCCGGTATGCCGCCGCACGGCTGGCGCACCCAGTTCTGGGTGATCGACCAGGATCTGCGGGTGCTGGTCGGCCCGCGCGCCCCGGTGCCGCCGGACGGCACGAAGCGGGCCATCACGGTGAATGGCAATGCCGTCGGCTGGGTGATCGCCTCCCCCGTTGAACGGCTGACGCGCAATACCGACATCAATTTTGACCGCCAGCAGCGCCAGACCAGCTGGCTGATTGTGGCCCTTTCCACCCTGCTGGCGGCGCTGGCTACCTTCCCGCTGGCGCGAGGCCTGCTGGCTCCGGTCAAGCGGCTGGTGGACGGCACCCACCGGCTGGCGGCCGGAGATTTCTCCACTCGCGTCGATACCCGCAGCCAGGACGAACTGGGCAAGCTGGCGCAGGACTTTAACCAGCTCGCCAGCACCCTGGAGAAAAACCAGCAGATGCGCCGGGACTTTATGGCCGATATCTCCCATGAGCTGCGCACTCCGCTGGCGGTGCTGCGCGGCGAACTGGAGGCCATTCAGGACGGCGTGCGGAAATTCACCCCGGAATCGGTGACCTCGTTGCAGGCGGAGGTGGGCACCCTCACCAAGCTGGTGGACGATCTGCATCAGCTGTCGATGTCCGACGAGGGGGCGCTGGCCTACCAGAAAGCCCCGGTAGATGTGATTAATATTCTGGAAGTGGTCAGCGGTGCATTCCGGGAACGCTTTGCCAGCCGGGACCTGCGCATCGAGCTGTCGCTGCCGGAGAACGCGGTGGTGTTTGGCGATCGCGACCGGCTGATGCAGCTGTTTAACAACCTGCTTGAAAACAGCCTGCGCTATACCGACGCGGGCGGGGCACTGCGGATCTCCGGCAAATGTGAAGCGCAACGCTTCGCGCTGACCTTCGCCGACACCGCGCCCGGCGTCTCTGATGAGCAGCTCAGCAAGCTGTTTGAGCGTTTTTACCGCACCGAAGGTTCCCGCAACCGCGCCAGCGGTGGCTCCGGGCTGGGGCTGGCAATCTGCGTCAACATCGTTGAAGCCCACGGCGGCACCCTTCGTGCCGCCCATTCGCCTTTTGGCGGGGTTAGCATTACAGTAGAGCTACCGCTGGAACGCGATTTATCGAGAGAAGCATGA
- a CDS encoding ABC transporter ATP-binding protein has translation MIEVKNLNLAFGEGEKRSQVLYDVNINVQPGEIYGLVGESGSGKTTVLKCLAGLFTHWEGALAINGQPLARRISPQRCRLVQMVFQDPYGSLHPRHTIGDILEEPLQIHGINDRDRRIHALLDKVGLNRAFRDRYPHQLSGGQRQRVAIARALILEPQVLLLDEPTSALDVSVQAEILNLLAELQRESKLTYLMVTHDLGVIAHLCQKVAVMQYGKILETLTVDDLVAGEAKTDYTRMLVTASQQYSREMAREVAVY, from the coding sequence ATGATCGAGGTAAAAAACCTGAATCTGGCCTTCGGCGAAGGCGAGAAACGCAGCCAGGTGCTGTACGACGTGAATATTAACGTCCAGCCGGGGGAGATTTATGGCCTGGTGGGGGAGTCGGGTTCCGGCAAAACCACGGTGCTGAAGTGCCTGGCGGGTCTGTTCACGCACTGGGAAGGGGCGCTGGCGATTAATGGTCAGCCACTGGCGCGGCGCATCAGCCCGCAGCGCTGCCGTCTGGTGCAGATGGTGTTTCAGGACCCTTACGGTTCGCTACATCCCCGGCACACCATCGGCGATATTCTGGAAGAGCCGTTGCAAATTCACGGTATCAACGACCGGGATCGGCGCATTCACGCCCTGCTGGATAAGGTGGGTCTCAATCGCGCCTTCCGCGACCGCTATCCGCATCAGCTCTCCGGCGGCCAGCGCCAGCGCGTGGCGATCGCCCGGGCGCTGATCCTGGAGCCGCAGGTGCTGCTGCTCGATGAGCCTACCTCGGCGCTGGATGTGTCGGTTCAGGCGGAGATCTTAAACCTGCTGGCGGAGCTGCAGCGCGAGTCGAAGCTCACCTACCTGATGGTGACGCACGATCTCGGGGTCATTGCGCATCTCTGCCAGAAGGTGGCGGTAATGCAGTACGGCAAAATCCTTGAAACCCTGACGGTGGACGATCTGGTGGCGGGTGAGGCCAAAACCGATTATACCCGGATGCTGGTCACCGCCAGCCAGCAGTATTCCCGCGAGATGGCGAGGGAGGTGGCGGTGTATTAG
- the ycgZ gene encoding regulatory protein YcgZ, with protein MRENGYSPNTANAIAQYFNKANQPSQQETLGQIVVEILREGKILNRKAICTRLLYRMEQASDRDEESRYQTLVGLLFDR; from the coding sequence ATGCGCGAGAACGGGTACTCACCGAACACAGCCAATGCCATTGCCCAGTACTTTAATAAAGCAAACCAGCCCTCCCAGCAGGAGACACTGGGTCAGATTGTGGTTGAAATTCTACGGGAAGGAAAAATCCTCAATCGAAAAGCCATTTGTACCCGTCTGCTTTACCGGATGGAGCAGGCTTCGGATCGGGATGAGGAGAGTCGATATCAGACCCTGGTAGGCCTGCTGTTTGATCGATAA
- a CDS encoding MerR family transcriptional regulator, which translates to MAFYSIGDVAERCGINPVTLRAWQRRYGLLKPQRSEGGHRQFDDDDLQRIEEIKRWIERGVPVGKVKALLDGEKASEPGDWRVLQEEMIGTLRQVNPSKSRAQIAIFCQHHPVDALIDNVFIPVRDTLRLDHATARIMGSLLDGILIEQAVNSLTDSRTKAGRDALLIGWGVEDRTRLWMEGWRLSQRGWRINVFAEPLELPHPEFFPGQHILVWAGKTLSDEQRQQLDHWQKQGYVITAHGAADVL; encoded by the coding sequence ATGGCCTTTTACAGTATTGGCGATGTGGCAGAACGTTGCGGCATCAATCCCGTCACCCTGCGTGCGTGGCAGCGCCGGTATGGCCTGCTGAAGCCGCAGCGCAGTGAAGGTGGACATCGACAATTTGATGACGACGATCTGCAGCGCATAGAAGAGATCAAGCGCTGGATTGAGCGTGGCGTACCGGTGGGTAAGGTCAAAGCCCTGCTAGATGGGGAAAAAGCCTCCGAGCCGGGAGACTGGCGTGTGCTACAGGAAGAGATGATCGGCACGCTACGTCAGGTGAACCCGTCTAAGTCACGGGCGCAGATCGCCATTTTCTGTCAGCATCATCCTGTTGACGCGCTAATCGACAACGTGTTTATCCCTGTGCGAGACACCCTGCGCCTTGACCACGCCACCGCGCGTATTATGGGCAGCTTACTGGACGGCATTCTGATTGAGCAGGCGGTCAACAGCCTGACCGACTCGCGTACCAAAGCGGGAAGGGATGCGTTACTCATTGGCTGGGGGGTTGAGGATCGTACCCGCCTGTGGATGGAGGGGTGGCGTCTGTCGCAGCGGGGCTGGCGCATCAACGTCTTTGCTGAACCCCTTGAGTTACCCCATCCGGAGTTCTTCCCCGGTCAGCACATTCTCGTCTGGGCGGGTAAAACGCTGTCAGACGAACAGCGCCAGCAGCTGGATCACTGGCAAAAGCAGGGTTATGTTATTACGGCACACGGGGCGGCTGACGTCCTCTGA
- a CDS encoding diguanylate phosphodiesterase produces MLTTIIYRSHFHDDVPVTVLEDMVVAANEKNKEAGVSGILLFTGKLFFQLLEGPEENVRAIYRAICEDPRHHNVVELLCDYSRARRFGKYGMELFDLRHYDRNEVLQNVLDKGTTKYQMTYNDRALQFFRTFVEESEKENYFELPSGDHWVFVPDNDDPSVRTLPGCYSELCSFAFQPIIDPLAREVVSLEALIRTPQGEPSLSWFEGLEGDAVYEADLKSKSVAFAMAKELGLGEQSLSVNLLPMTLVKIPNAVDYLIREIEANGLVAEQIVVEFTEHEVISRLEAFTGAVRELKAAGIGVAIDHFGGGFAGLLLLAQFQPDRIKINRDLIRDVHKSGPRQAIVLAIIKCCTALEILISAVGIEQPEEWMWLESAGVSQFQGHLFAHPELAGIPPVAWPEPREEVIL; encoded by the coding sequence ATGCTCACTACCATTATTTACCGTAGCCATTTTCATGATGACGTACCGGTAACAGTGCTGGAAGACATGGTTGTTGCAGCAAATGAAAAAAACAAAGAAGCCGGTGTTAGCGGCATTCTTCTGTTTACTGGCAAGCTCTTTTTTCAGCTGCTCGAGGGACCCGAGGAGAATGTAAGAGCCATTTACCGCGCGATCTGTGAAGACCCGCGCCACCACAATGTGGTGGAACTGTTGTGCGATTATTCTCGCGCCCGACGCTTCGGTAAGTACGGCATGGAACTGTTTGATTTACGTCATTATGACCGTAATGAAGTGCTGCAAAACGTGCTGGATAAGGGCACCACTAAGTACCAGATGACCTATAACGACAGGGCGCTGCAGTTTTTCAGAACCTTCGTCGAGGAGAGTGAAAAAGAGAACTACTTTGAGCTGCCGTCAGGGGACCACTGGGTGTTCGTTCCTGATAACGACGATCCCAGCGTACGCACCCTGCCGGGCTGTTACAGTGAATTGTGCAGCTTCGCGTTCCAGCCGATTATCGACCCGCTGGCCCGGGAAGTTGTCTCCCTTGAAGCCCTGATCCGCACGCCGCAAGGGGAGCCCTCCCTGAGCTGGTTTGAAGGGCTGGAAGGCGATGCCGTCTATGAAGCCGACCTTAAAAGTAAGAGCGTTGCTTTTGCGATGGCAAAGGAGCTGGGGCTGGGGGAGCAGAGCCTGTCCGTGAACCTTTTACCCATGACGCTGGTCAAAATTCCCAACGCAGTCGACTATCTGATCCGGGAGATTGAGGCTAACGGGCTGGTGGCCGAGCAGATTGTGGTGGAATTTACCGAGCATGAAGTCATCTCACGTCTGGAGGCGTTCACCGGTGCGGTGCGCGAGTTAAAAGCCGCAGGCATCGGCGTGGCGATCGACCACTTTGGCGGGGGTTTTGCCGGTCTGTTACTGCTGGCGCAGTTCCAGCCAGACAGAATTAAGATTAACCGTGATCTGATTCGCGACGTTCACAAGAGCGGTCCGCGGCAGGCGATTGTGCTCGCTATCATAAAATGTTGTACAGCTTTAGAAATTCTGATCTCCGCAGTGGGTATCGAGCAGCCGGAAGAGTGGATGTGGCTCGAATCTGCAGGCGTTTCTCAGTTCCAGGGGCACCTTTTTGCCCACCCTGAACTGGCCGGGATCCCGCCAGTTGCCTGGCCTGAGCCGCGCGAGGAGGTTATTCTCTAA